The nucleotide sequence GCACCCTCAGTTATTATGAATAACATTCACTTTTTCGGTGTAAGGCATCTGTCGCCTTCGGCAGCCTATCATTTAATTGCCTTCTTAGAGGAAAACAACCCCAAGTGTATTCTCATCGAAGGTCCTGCCGATGCTACCCCTCTGATATCTCAAATAGCGCAAAAAGGGGTAAAACCTCCTATCGCTATGCTGGGCTATACTACCGAATTGCCTATCGAAACAGTGCTTTATCCATTGGCATCTTATTCTCCCGAATATCAAGCAATATGTTGGGGAGTAAAGAAGAAGGTAACACTTCGTTTCATCGATTTGCCTTCGGAGAATATGCTGAAATTGAAGCAGGAGCAACGCACGGAGGAAGAAGCCGAAAAAGCCAAAGAATTTTATCTCTACCATAATACCCTCTACAAGCAAATAGCCGAGGAGGGGGGCGAAACCGACTATGAAGATTATTGGGAACGCCATTTTGAACACAATCTCAATCCTGATGCTTTTGCACCCACACTTGCCTTACAATCGGGTGAAATGCGCCAAATGGTCATAGATAAAGAATATGAAAACGCGCCTTTCGATTTCTCGTATAATCTCATTCGTGAGGCATATATGAAACGTGAGATTGCTAAGGCTTGCACCGAGTTCAAACCCGAAGAAATAGTAGTAATCGTAGGGGCTTACCACTTATCAGGTATCCAAAACAGCCTACCTGCTATAACTGATGACGAGCTCAAAAAGCTCCCCAAAGCTACCTCTCAACTCACCCTGATGCCTTATTCCTATTTGCGTCTCAGCAGTCGTACGGGTTATGGAGCGGGCAATACGGCTCCTTATTACTTTGAGCTGATGTGGCAAGCGATGCACGAAAACACCCTCAATCAGCTCTCAGCTGTCTATCTTACTAAAGTAGCCAAAATCTTGCGTAATCAAGGGCAAAATGCCTCTTCTGCTAGCGTAATTGAAGCGGTGCGTCTTGCTAATGTGCTTTCGGCTATGAAAGGTGGTTCTTACCCTGTGTTGCAAGACCTCCACGATGCAGTAGTTACTTGTTTTGGTGGGGGAGACCTTGCTGTGGTAGCCGAAGCTATCAATAAGGTAGATATCGGTACGGCTATTGGGGCATTACCCGAAGGGGTGAGCCAGACGCCCGTACAAGAGGATATGAACCAAGAGCTGAAACGCTTAAAGCTTACCAACTACAAATCGGCGGTAGCGCAAGACCTCACCCTCGACCTGCGTGAGAACTTAAAAGTAAAAACCAAAGAAGCTGCTTTTATAGACCTAAATCGCTCTACATTCCTCCATCGCTTGGAAGTGTTGGGCATTCACTTTGCCACTCAGCAGCACGTACAGCAGGATAAAGCCTCGTGGGCAGAGAAATGGGTGTTACAGTGGAGTCCTGAGGTCGAAATAGAAATTGTAGAAGCTAACCTTAAAGGTGAAACGCTTGAAATAGCCACAGCTTTTGTACTCAAAGAACAGCTCAACGAAAGCACCGACCTTTCAGTAGTAGCTAAAATCATTAGGCAGGCTTGCGAATGTCAGCTTACGCATATTTTTAGCAATGCGCTCAGCACCTTGCAACGCCTTTTGGTAGATAGTAATAGTTTTGCCGAAACTGCTTTTGCTGCACACGAGCTCTCGGTACTTATACAGTACGGTGATTTGCGTCAGTTCAATCTCGAACCGCTGAAACCTATCTTGCAACAGCTTTTCCTCCGTGCTTCGTTATTACTGATAGATGCTTCATCTTGTGATGACAAAGCCTCTAAACAAATTGTAGAAGCTATCAATACTATGGAGTTCATAGCCGAACAGCAATACGAATTGGTAGATACCGAAACGTGGCAAAAAGAACTTACCCACCTTGCGTGGCGTGACGATGTGAACACCAAACTTTCGGGGGTAGCCTTTGCTATATTGTTAGAGCACAATTTAGCTACTGAAGAACAATGTGGAAAAGAAGTGTCACGCCGTCTTTCAGCAGGTGTCCCCGCCGATTTAGGAGCTTCGTGGTTTGAAGGCTTTTCAGGAAGAAATAGATACGCATTGTTATCGCGTACGATTATATGGCAAGAGTTAGACAACTATGTACGCCAATTAGATGAAGAACAATTTATGCGCTCGGTAGTGTTCTTGCGCCGTGCTTTTTCTGATTTTGAGCCTAACCAAAAGAACAGTATCGCCGAACTTTTAGGAGACCTTTGGGGTACTGGTAAAGAAGCTACTGCCGAACTCTTGCAAGAAGTGCTTACGGAAGAAGAGAGTACTAAATTAGACGAACTCAACGACTTTGATTTTGATTTTTAAATATATGAAAGAAGTATTTACCTTATACCGAAAATTGCGTGAGCGACAACTCAAATTGCTCAATAGCTTTACCCCCGAAGAATTAGCAATCATTCCTGCGGGCTTTAAAAACAATATCTTGTGGAATCTCGCTCACTGCGTAGTTACCCAGCAAAATTATTGCTATACCAATAGCGACCTACCTACTTATCTCACCCCTGAGTTTGTAGAGCGTTATCGCAAAGGTACAATTCCCGATGGACATATCCCTACTTCTGCCGAGATAGAGGAACTAAAAGAGCTTCTCATCAGCACTGTAAATTGGCTCGAAACTGATTATCAAAAAGGAATTTTTAAGCACTATAATCATTATGTAACGGGCATAGAGTACGAACTCAATACTATTGAAGAAGCTATTTACTTCAATATTTCACACGAGGGAGTACATTTGGGAAGTGTATTAGCTTTAAAATGTGCAATTACAGGAAGCAAAAAGTAATTGATTATAAATTAAATAGATGAGTAACACGAAAAGCTATTTGATTTCTGATATTGAAGTAAGTTTCTCAATTAGAAAAAAAAGTATTACCTTTGCAATCGCTATCAATAAAATTAGTTTATGAAAAAACGTACCATACTCAACCTACTACTTATTCTTTTTGTGCTCTCTTTCTTTGTAACTCCTTTGGGGTACGAAAGTAAGATATTACTACAGCGTATTTTCGCCGGTTCGGTAGATATTATTCCCGCTGATAAAGCTCGTAAAATAGACTTCGATTGGCAACTGAAAGACCGCAATAATGTGCAGTTTAACTATTCCCAAACCGAAGGTAAGAAACCATCATTTGTATACTTCTTCTCTTCTTGGCGTGAAATCAGCGTAGCCGACCTTTATGCAGTCGAAAAACTCTATGATGCTTATAAGGATAAAGTAGATTTTTACATCATCACCAATGAGCTTCCCGAGCCAGTAGATGAAATGATGCAAAAGCGCAATTTTCATTTCAAAGTTACCTACCTCATTATCGAAGCTCCTAAAAAACCTTTTGACCCCGATAAGATTCCTGCAGGTTACATAGTAGATAAAAACGGTTATGTACGCGCTCAGAAAGACGGTATTGCACGCTGGAATAGCGATGCAGTACATCAGTTGTTAGACAGTCTTACCCAATAGCTTAACTATAGGCAAACTCTATCTCTCAAACAAAATAATTATAAAGATAGTATTTTAGATTCAATTTAAAGTACTATCTTTGCGCTTTGTAAAATCGCATCTCGGTATAAATAAGAGGAGTTTTTACCTCTTATCTCTTACCTCTTATCTAAAAGCAATTATGACTAAATATACAGAAGAAGAACTTAAAGAAGAATTAGAAAACAGCGAATACAAATACGGCTTTTATACAGATATCGAATCAGAAACTTTTCCTAAAGGGCTCAACGAGGAAGTGGTAATAGCCCTTTCTAAAAAGAAAAACGAACCCCAGTGGATGACCGATTGGCGTTTAGAAGCCTTCCGTGCGTGGCAAGCGATGGAAGAGCCTCCTCATTGGGCGAACCTCAAGTTTGAAACTCCCGACTTTCAAGATATTGCTTATTATTCTGCTCCTAAACAGAAACCTAAACTTAACAGCCTTGATGAGGTAGACCCTCAGCTATTGGAAACTTTCCAGAAACTCGGTATCTCTCTTGAAGAACAAAAACGCCTTGCGGGAGTAGAAGATGAAAAACCTGCCGTAGCAATGGACGTAGTAATGGACTCCGTTTCAGTAGCAACTACTTTTCAAAAAACATTGGCAGAACGAGGCATTATCTTCTGTTCTATCTCCGAAGCGATACAAAAACACCCTGATTTAGTGCGTAAGTACCTTGGTATTGTGGTACCTAAAACCGATAATTTCTACGCAGCTCTTAACTCAGCGGTCTTTTCTGATGGGTCTTTTTGTTATGTACCCAAAGGGGTGCGTTGCCCTATGGAGCTTTCTACTTATTTCCGTATCAATCAAGCAGGAACAGGACAGTTTGAGCGAACCCTCCTCATTGTTGATGAAGGCGCTTACGTCTCTTACCTCGAAGGTTGTACGGCGCCCAAACGCGACGAAAACCAATTGCACGCCACAGTGGTAGAACTCATCGCAATGGAGGGAGGCGAAATTAAATACTCTACCGTTCAAAACTGGTTTCCTGGTGATAAAGACGGTAAGGGCGGTGTATATAACTTCGTAACCAAGCGCGCTTTGGCTGAGAAAAATGCCAAAATATCGTGGACACAAGTAGAAACAGGCTCTGCTATTACTTGGAAATACCCTTCAGTAGTGCTCAAAGGGGATAATTCTATAGGCGAATTTTACTCAATTGCGGTTACTAACCACTTTCAGCAAGCTGATACAGGTACTAAGATGATACACTTAGGCAATAACACCAAATCTACGATTATCTCTAAGGGTATTTCGGCGGGAAAATCACAAAACAGCTACCGCGGATTGGTGAAAGTAGTGCCTAATGCTAAAAATGCACGCAATTTCTCTCAATGCGACTCCCTATTGATGGGTAACCTCTGTGGAGCGCATACATTTCCTTATATAGAAGCCAAAAATCCTACTGCTCAAATAGAACACGAAGCTACTACCTCTAAGATTGGTGAAGACCAGATTTTCTATTGCAATCAGCGGGGTATTGATACCGAGAAAGCGATTTCACTCATCGTAAATGGTTTTGGCAAGGAAGTGCTTAACAAGCTCCCTATGGAGTTCGCTGTTGAAGCTCAAAAACTCTTAGAGATTTCGCTAGAAGGAAGTGTAGGCTAATGACGAATTACGAATGACGATGGTATACTAAAAATTGCATTTGCTTCATAAAATAAATCACTAAACATTAATCATTAAACATTAAAAATATGATTCTCGCTCCTTCATTATTAGCTGCCGATTTCGGCAACCTGCAACAAGCCGTGGAAATGGTAAACGCCAGCGAAGCTGATTGGTTTCATATCGATATTATGGACGGTGTTTTTGTGCCTAATATCTCTTATGGTATGCCCATACTCTCAGTGATTCACAAACACGCTACTAAGCCGTTAGATGTTCACTTGATGATTATTGACCCCGACCGCTATATTAGCACTTTTGCTAAGCTCGGTAGTGATATTCTTACTGTGCATTACGAGGCGTGTACGCACTTGCATCGCACTATACAAGCAATTAAAGCAGAGGGAATGAAAGCAGGGGTAGCCCTCAATCCGCATACGCCTGTCGCTTTGTTGGAAGATGTTATTCAAGATATAGATGTACTCTTGCTGATGAGTGTGAACCCTGGATTCGGAGGACAGTCATTTATTGAAAATACTTATAAGAAAGTGCGTCAAGCTAAAGCACTTATTGAACAAGTAGAGGCACACGCACTTATAGAAATAGATGGTGGAGTGAGTTTAAAGAATGCTAAAGCACTTGTAGAGGCAGGTGCTGATGCCTTAGTAGCAGGCAGTTTTATCTTCAATGCTACTAACCCTACCCAAACGATTGCGGAATTAAAAAAAACAGTATTATAAGAATACTTATTTTATGATACAAAATAGGCTATCAAGAAAGAAATCTTATCTTTTTGATAGCCTATTATTATTGTATTATTTCTTTTTAGAAGGGGCTTTTTTAGCTTTAGGCTCTTTCTCGGTGAGCAGGGTAAGAGCTTGTTCTTTGGTCAAAGTTGCTATATCGGTGTCTTTGGGGAGTTCTACTTTGGTTTTACCTTTGAGGAGGGTAAAACGTCCCCAGCGAGCTTTCTCTATACGGATAGCTCCTTCGTCCCATTCTTTTACTACCTTTTCCGATTCTTTTTTGAGCTTATCTTCTATAAGTTCTTCTACATCTTGCTGACTAAGATGGTCGAAATTGTACTTTTTGGTAACGTTTATATAAGTATTGTTCCACTTAATAAAGGGACCAAAACGACCTACACCTTTGGTAACTTCCACTCCTTGATAGGTAGCAATAGGAGCGTCAGCTTTTTTCTTCTCGCCGATGAGTTGCTTAGCCCGCTCGAGAGTTATACTGAAAACGTCTTCACCCTTATCAAGTGATATAAAAGCATCGCCGTAGCGCACATAGGGGCCGAAACGCCCTACATTCACTTCTACATTCTTACCATCGACAATGCCTAACTGACGAGGAAGCTCGAAGAGTTTGAGGGCTTCTTCAAAAGTAATCGTTTCGATAGACATACCTGCCAATAAACTTGCATAAATAGGCTTTTCGGCATCGTCGGGATTCCCTATTTGCGCCATAGCTCCATAACGACCTAAGC is from Capnocytophaga ochracea DSM 7271 and encodes:
- a CDS encoding DUF5682 family protein encodes the protein MNNIHFFGVRHLSPSAAYHLIAFLEENNPKCILIEGPADATPLISQIAQKGVKPPIAMLGYTTELPIETVLYPLASYSPEYQAICWGVKKKVTLRFIDLPSENMLKLKQEQRTEEEAEKAKEFYLYHNTLYKQIAEEGGETDYEDYWERHFEHNLNPDAFAPTLALQSGEMRQMVIDKEYENAPFDFSYNLIREAYMKREIAKACTEFKPEEIVVIVGAYHLSGIQNSLPAITDDELKKLPKATSQLTLMPYSYLRLSSRTGYGAGNTAPYYFELMWQAMHENTLNQLSAVYLTKVAKILRNQGQNASSASVIEAVRLANVLSAMKGGSYPVLQDLHDAVVTCFGGGDLAVVAEAINKVDIGTAIGALPEGVSQTPVQEDMNQELKRLKLTNYKSAVAQDLTLDLRENLKVKTKEAAFIDLNRSTFLHRLEVLGIHFATQQHVQQDKASWAEKWVLQWSPEVEIEIVEANLKGETLEIATAFVLKEQLNESTDLSVVAKIIRQACECQLTHIFSNALSTLQRLLVDSNSFAETAFAAHELSVLIQYGDLRQFNLEPLKPILQQLFLRASLLLIDASSCDDKASKQIVEAINTMEFIAEQQYELVDTETWQKELTHLAWRDDVNTKLSGVAFAILLEHNLATEEQCGKEVSRRLSAGVPADLGASWFEGFSGRNRYALLSRTIIWQELDNYVRQLDEEQFMRSVVFLRRAFSDFEPNQKNSIAELLGDLWGTGKEATAELLQEVLTEEESTKLDELNDFDFDF
- a CDS encoding DinB family protein gives rise to the protein MKEVFTLYRKLRERQLKLLNSFTPEELAIIPAGFKNNILWNLAHCVVTQQNYCYTNSDLPTYLTPEFVERYRKGTIPDGHIPTSAEIEELKELLISTVNWLETDYQKGIFKHYNHYVTGIEYELNTIEEAIYFNISHEGVHLGSVLALKCAITGSKK
- a CDS encoding TlpA family protein disulfide reductase gives rise to the protein MKKRTILNLLLILFVLSFFVTPLGYESKILLQRIFAGSVDIIPADKARKIDFDWQLKDRNNVQFNYSQTEGKKPSFVYFFSSWREISVADLYAVEKLYDAYKDKVDFYIITNELPEPVDEMMQKRNFHFKVTYLIIEAPKKPFDPDKIPAGYIVDKNGYVRAQKDGIARWNSDAVHQLLDSLTQ
- the sufB gene encoding Fe-S cluster assembly protein SufB; this encodes MTKYTEEELKEELENSEYKYGFYTDIESETFPKGLNEEVVIALSKKKNEPQWMTDWRLEAFRAWQAMEEPPHWANLKFETPDFQDIAYYSAPKQKPKLNSLDEVDPQLLETFQKLGISLEEQKRLAGVEDEKPAVAMDVVMDSVSVATTFQKTLAERGIIFCSISEAIQKHPDLVRKYLGIVVPKTDNFYAALNSAVFSDGSFCYVPKGVRCPMELSTYFRINQAGTGQFERTLLIVDEGAYVSYLEGCTAPKRDENQLHATVVELIAMEGGEIKYSTVQNWFPGDKDGKGGVYNFVTKRALAEKNAKISWTQVETGSAITWKYPSVVLKGDNSIGEFYSIAVTNHFQQADTGTKMIHLGNNTKSTIISKGISAGKSQNSYRGLVKVVPNAKNARNFSQCDSLLMGNLCGAHTFPYIEAKNPTAQIEHEATTSKIGEDQIFYCNQRGIDTEKAISLIVNGFGKEVLNKLPMEFAVEAQKLLEISLEGSVG
- the rpe gene encoding ribulose-phosphate 3-epimerase, whose translation is MILAPSLLAADFGNLQQAVEMVNASEADWFHIDIMDGVFVPNISYGMPILSVIHKHATKPLDVHLMIIDPDRYISTFAKLGSDILTVHYEACTHLHRTIQAIKAEGMKAGVALNPHTPVALLEDVIQDIDVLLLMSVNPGFGGQSFIENTYKKVRQAKALIEQVEAHALIEIDGGVSLKNAKALVEAGADALVAGSFIFNATNPTQTIAELKKTVL